The Hyphomicrobiales bacterium genome has a window encoding:
- a CDS encoding DMT family transporter — protein sequence MDASSANARHGLLLAFISAAAFGTNIVSAQIAGQAGLSGPLLVFYRVLLMLILVGGTALAWRISLRLAPAERQPVLLFGLATALVGIAYLSSVSFVPVSVAAVVFYTFPILIVLAEPLLTPAPFRADRLAVALIAFLGVALVVGPDLHGLDPRGLALASLSATAQFFAAARCAQVATLPKLFWSHIVILPVALAILLVTGGLLPPQTFLLAPIAVAITYGGYIVGFLLQILALARIAPGPAGLAFCAEPVFAVAIAAVVLAERLGPLQYAGGALVIVALVTNVIVEHSRRSVVPA from the coding sequence TTGGACGCATCCTCGGCGAACGCACGTCACGGCTTGCTGCTGGCCTTCATCTCCGCAGCGGCCTTCGGCACCAATATCGTCAGCGCGCAGATTGCCGGACAGGCGGGCCTCAGCGGCCCGCTGCTCGTCTTCTATCGCGTCCTGCTGATGCTGATCCTGGTCGGCGGCACGGCGCTCGCCTGGCGCATCTCGCTGCGTCTCGCCCCCGCCGAAAGGCAGCCGGTCCTGCTGTTCGGCTTGGCGACCGCCCTCGTCGGCATCGCCTATCTCTCCTCCGTCAGCTTCGTGCCCGTCTCGGTGGCTGCCGTGGTGTTCTACACCTTCCCCATCCTGATCGTGCTCGCCGAGCCGCTGCTGACGCCCGCGCCGTTCCGGGCCGACCGACTCGCGGTCGCGCTCATCGCCTTCCTCGGCGTCGCGCTGGTCGTCGGGCCGGATCTGCACGGCCTCGACCCGCGCGGGCTCGCCCTCGCCAGCCTCAGCGCCACGGCGCAGTTCTTCGCCGCCGCCCGCTGCGCCCAGGTCGCGACGCTGCCGAAGCTGTTCTGGTCGCATATCGTCATCCTGCCCGTGGCGCTGGCGATCCTGCTCGTCACCGGCGGCCTGCTGCCGCCGCAGACCTTCCTGCTCGCGCCGATCGCGGTCGCCATCACCTATGGCGGCTATATCGTCGGCTTCCTGCTGCAGATCCTGGCGCTGGCCCGGATCGCGCCCGGTCCCGCTGGCCTCGCCTTCTGCGCCGAGCCGGTCTTCGCCGTGGCGATCGCCGCCGTCGTCCTCGCCGAGCGGCTCGGGCCGCTGCAATATGCCGGCGGCGCCCTTGTCATCGTCGCCCTGGTCACTAATGTAATAGTAGAACACTCAAGGCGGAGCGTCGTGCCTGCCTGA
- a CDS encoding G3E family GTPase, with amino-acid sequence MTGDNARPASVPLTLLTGFLGAGKTTLLNRLLKDPALADTVVLVNEFGEVGLDHLMVEGVAENMILLESGCLCCTIRDDLIVTLEDLLRRRDNGRLKAFSRLVIETTGLADPAPILNVLINHPYLALRFKLDGVVTLVDAVNGMATLDAHEEARRQVVAADRLVLTKTDIAGPAEIAALRARLAGLNPGIDILPPDAPAGDLLGAGLYDLARRPAALRRWLAETELHGHHHHHDPHGHHHHHDHGHHDHGQDPHDVNRHDASIRAFALTADRPVARATFELFWTLLRSIHGQRLLRLKGLVDVAEQPGRPLLVHAVQQILHPPVALDAWPDADHRSRLVLIVKDVEEDTVQRLWSAFLGQQAAI; translated from the coding sequence ATGACCGGCGACAACGCCCGCCCCGCCTCCGTTCCCCTGACGCTGCTCACCGGCTTCCTCGGCGCCGGCAAGACGACGCTGCTCAACCGGCTGCTGAAGGACCCGGCGCTGGCGGATACCGTCGTGCTCGTCAACGAATTCGGCGAAGTCGGGCTCGACCACCTGATGGTCGAGGGCGTCGCGGAGAACATGATCCTGCTCGAATCCGGCTGCCTGTGCTGCACGATCCGCGACGACCTCATCGTGACGCTGGAGGATCTGCTGCGCCGGCGCGACAACGGCCGCCTCAAGGCCTTCTCGCGCCTCGTCATCGAGACCACCGGCCTCGCCGATCCCGCCCCCATCCTCAATGTGCTGATCAACCACCCCTATCTCGCCCTGCGCTTCAAGCTCGACGGCGTGGTGACGCTGGTCGACGCGGTCAATGGCATGGCGACGCTCGACGCCCATGAGGAGGCGCGCCGGCAGGTCGTCGCGGCCGATCGTCTCGTCCTGACCAAGACCGACATCGCAGGCCCAGCCGAGATCGCTGCGCTGCGCGCACGCCTGGCGGGGTTGAATCCCGGCATAGACATCCTGCCGCCCGATGCGCCCGCCGGCGATCTTCTCGGCGCCGGTCTCTACGATCTGGCCCGGCGCCCTGCGGCCTTGCGCCGGTGGCTGGCGGAAACCGAGCTCCACGGGCATCACCACCATCACGATCCGCATGGCCATCATCATCACCACGATCATGGCCATCACGACCACGGGCAGGACCCGCACGACGTCAACCGTCACGACGCCTCGATCCGCGCCTTCGCGCTGACGGCGGACCGGCCCGTCGCCCGCGCGACCTTCGAGCTGTTCTGGACGCTGCTCCGCTCGATCCACGGCCAGCGGCTGCTGCGGCTGAAAGGCCTCGTCGATGTCGCCGAGCAGCCAGGACGGCCACTGCTCGTTCATGCCGTGCAGCAGATCCTGCATCCGCCGGTCGCGCTCGACGCCTGGCCCGACGCGGACCACCGCTCGCGCCTCGTCCTGATCGTCAAGGACGTCGAGGAGGACACCGTCCAGCGCCTCTGGTCGGCCTTCCTCGGCCAGCAGGCCGCTATTTAG
- a CDS encoding hypothetical protein (Evidence 5 : Unknown function), giving the protein MFLIGRDGSTVIASVAKQSRGTGLNAPAQSP; this is encoded by the coding sequence TTGTTTCTGATCGGCCGCGACGGCTCCACCGTCATTGCGAGCGTAGCGAAGCAATCTAGGGGGACTGGGTTGAACGCTCCAGCCCAGTCCCCCTAG
- the atpD gene encoding ATP synthase F1 complex subunit beta, with protein MAKAATKTTKKTADEKPANTGTGRVAQVIGAVVDVQFDGALPEILNALETENLGNRLVLEVAQHLGENTVRTIAMDSTEGLVRGQSVTDTGAPIAVPVGDECLGRIMNVIGEPVDEAGPILTTATRGIHQPAPAYSEQSTEAQILVTGIKVVDLLAPYAKGGKIGLFGGAGVGKTVLIMELINNVAKAHGGYSVFAGVGERTREGNDLYHEMIESHVNKDPKENNGSTAGSKCALVYGQMNEPPGARMRVALSGLTVAEHFRDQGQDVLFFVDNIFRFTQAGSEVSALLGRIPSAVGYQPTLATDMGNLQERITTTTKGSITSVQAIYVPADDLTDPAPATSFAHLDATTVLSRSIAEKGIYPAVDPLDSTSRMLSADIVGEEHYAVARQVQQVLQRYKALQDIIAILGMDELSEDDKMTVARARKIERFLSQPFHVAEVFTGSPGKLVSLEDTIKGFKGLVEGKYDHLPEAAFYMVGSIEEAVEKAQRLAAEAA; from the coding sequence ATGGCCAAAGCCGCTACCAAGACCACCAAGAAGACCGCCGACGAGAAGCCCGCCAACACCGGCACCGGCCGCGTTGCCCAGGTCATCGGCGCCGTCGTCGACGTGCAGTTCGATGGCGCCCTGCCGGAGATCCTGAACGCGCTGGAGACCGAGAACCTCGGCAACCGCCTTGTCCTCGAGGTCGCCCAGCACCTCGGCGAGAACACCGTCCGCACCATCGCGATGGACTCGACCGAAGGTCTGGTTCGTGGCCAGTCGGTCACCGACACCGGCGCCCCGATCGCCGTCCCGGTCGGCGACGAGTGCCTCGGCCGCATCATGAACGTCATCGGCGAGCCCGTCGACGAGGCCGGCCCGATCCTGACCACCGCCACCCGCGGCATCCACCAGCCGGCCCCGGCCTATTCGGAGCAGTCGACCGAGGCGCAGATCCTCGTCACCGGCATCAAGGTCGTCGACCTGCTGGCTCCCTACGCCAAGGGCGGCAAGATCGGCCTGTTCGGCGGCGCCGGCGTCGGCAAGACCGTGCTGATCATGGAGCTGATCAACAACGTCGCGAAGGCCCACGGCGGTTACTCCGTGTTCGCCGGCGTCGGCGAGCGCACCCGCGAGGGCAATGACCTCTATCACGAGATGATCGAGTCGCACGTCAACAAGGACCCGAAGGAGAACAATGGTTCGACCGCCGGTTCGAAGTGCGCCCTCGTCTACGGCCAGATGAACGAGCCGCCGGGCGCCCGCATGCGCGTCGCGCTCTCGGGCCTCACCGTCGCCGAGCACTTCCGCGACCAGGGCCAGGACGTGCTGTTCTTCGTCGACAACATCTTCCGCTTCACGCAGGCGGGCTCCGAGGTCTCGGCGCTGCTCGGCCGCATTCCTTCGGCGGTGGGCTATCAGCCGACGCTCGCCACCGACATGGGCAACCTGCAGGAGCGCATCACCACCACGACCAAGGGCTCGATCACCTCGGTGCAGGCGATCTACGTCCCGGCCGACGACCTGACCGATCCGGCGCCCGCCACCTCCTTCGCCCACCTCGACGCCACGACCGTGCTCTCGCGCTCGATCGCGGAAAAGGGCATCTACCCGGCGGTCGATCCGCTCGACTCGACCTCGCGCATGCTCTCGGCCGACATCGTCGGTGAGGAGCACTACGCCGTCGCCCGTCAGGTCCAGCAGGTGCTCCAGCGCTACAAGGCGCTGCAGGACATCATCGCGATCCTGGGCATGGACGAGCTCTCGGAAGACGACAAGATGACGGTCGCTCGTGCCCGCAAGATCGAGCGCTTCCTGTCGCAGCCCTTCCACGTCGCGGAAGTCTTCACCGGCTCGCCTGGCAAGCTCGTTTCGCTCGAGGACACGATCAAGGGCTTCAAGGGCCTGGTCGAGGGCAAGTACGACCACCTGCCGGAAGCGGCCTTCTACATGGTCGGCTCGATCGAGGAAGCCGTCGAGAAGGCGCAGCGCCTGGCCGCCGAGGCCGCGTAA
- the atpC gene encoding ATP synthase epsilon chain codes for MATFKFELVSPERILFSGDIVSVIVPSVEGEMTVLAGHAPLVATLKAGIVFVQTSDSNGKEFFINGGLVEVNQASTTILAEQGRFLEDVDTAVLDAEILTAETRLAGSHNEDEQKRLHDTLVQLREFKHVFEQRKAA; via the coding sequence ATGGCCACCTTCAAGTTCGAACTCGTCTCGCCGGAGCGCATCCTGTTCTCGGGCGATATCGTCAGCGTCATCGTCCCGTCGGTCGAGGGCGAGATGACCGTGCTCGCCGGACATGCGCCGCTCGTCGCGACGCTCAAGGCCGGTATCGTCTTCGTCCAGACGAGCGACAGCAACGGCAAGGAATTCTTCATCAATGGCGGTCTCGTCGAGGTGAACCAGGCCTCGACGACCATCCTCGCCGAGCAGGGCCGGTTTCTCGAAGACGTCGACACCGCCGTCCTCGACGCCGAGATCCTGACCGCCGAGACGCGTCTGGCCGGTTCGCACAACGAGGACGAGCAGAAGCGCTTGCACGACACGCTGGTGCAGCTGCGCGAATTCAAGCACGTCTTCGAGCAGCGCAAGGCGGCGTGA
- a CDS encoding ABC transporter substrate-binding protein, producing MRTVQHFRPPDLCRRGFGRLAAGAAVACVGGGTARAQGNTAIRFGLDRRLDGLTAPFLTAQDKGYFGAEGLDVTIEPGSGTRPMLQRLAAGTQDAGCGDVNALIRFRDENPGADLKAVMIVHDRPGFALIGRKSRGITAEPASLEGRKLGTASTDASFAQWPVFKALNKIDDSKIKIEVVGLPVREPMLASGELDAAFGFGVSTAASLRARGVPAEDIVLMEMADHGLVLYGSAIIVSGKLAASKPDAVRGLVRAVTRGIRDAVLNPGASVQSVMRRNEDAQPEVEAAKLNAVIEKNVLTAYVRAHGLGNIDRERWSQALDQLALAGSFRDKARAGDAFTDAFLPPLDERMF from the coding sequence ATGCGCACCGTTCAGCATTTCCGACCTCCAGATCTGTGCCGGCGCGGGTTCGGACGGCTGGCGGCCGGGGCCGCGGTGGCTTGTGTCGGCGGCGGCACCGCCCGCGCGCAGGGCAACACCGCGATCCGCTTCGGCCTTGACCGGCGCCTCGACGGACTGACCGCGCCCTTCCTGACGGCGCAGGACAAGGGCTATTTCGGGGCCGAGGGGCTCGACGTGACCATCGAGCCGGGCAGCGGCACGCGCCCGATGCTCCAGCGGCTGGCGGCGGGCACGCAGGATGCCGGCTGCGGCGATGTCAATGCGCTCATCCGCTTCCGCGACGAGAATCCGGGCGCCGATCTGAAGGCGGTGATGATCGTCCATGATCGGCCGGGCTTCGCGCTCATCGGCCGCAAGAGCCGGGGCATCACCGCTGAGCCAGCGAGCCTGGAGGGCCGCAAGCTCGGCACCGCGAGCACCGACGCCAGTTTCGCGCAATGGCCGGTCTTCAAGGCCCTCAACAAGATCGACGACAGCAAGATCAAGATCGAGGTCGTGGGCCTGCCGGTGCGGGAGCCGATGCTGGCATCGGGCGAGCTCGATGCCGCCTTCGGCTTTGGCGTCTCGACCGCGGCTTCGCTCAGGGCGCGCGGCGTGCCGGCCGAGGATATCGTGCTGATGGAGATGGCCGATCACGGCCTCGTCCTCTATGGCAGCGCGATCATCGTGTCGGGCAAGCTCGCCGCGAGCAAGCCGGATGCGGTTCGGGGCCTCGTGCGCGCCGTCACCCGGGGAATCCGCGATGCGGTCTTGAATCCTGGGGCCAGCGTGCAGTCGGTCATGCGCCGCAACGAGGATGCCCAGCCGGAGGTCGAGGCGGCGAAGCTTAACGCCGTCATCGAGAAGAACGTGCTGACGGCCTATGTCCGCGCCCATGGCCTGGGCAATATCGATCGGGAGCGCTGGTCGCAGGCTCTGGACCAGCTCGCGCTCGCGGGCAGCTTCCGGGACAAGGCGCGCGCGGGCGATGCCTTCACCGACGCCTTCCTGCCGCCGCTCGACGAACGCATGTTCTGA
- a CDS encoding D-alanyl-D-alanine carboxypeptidase: MTLSRFAAALALSCVVTGPALAGASLVVDASSGAVLSSENATQAWRPASTTKMMTIYLALKAVREGRIGLETAIPVSKLAASQPRVKVYARPGQEITLDNALRIMMVKSANDIAYVVAEGVGGDVPTFVGMMNAEAQRLGMRDSYFANPNGWDHPDQQTSARDLAVLAMALMHDFPQYSDYWNTSAVQLGKQVMNNTNGLVGRYAGIEGMKTGFTCPSGFNVVATANRGGKTLIAVVLGSVSGVERTVKAAQLLDDGFSRWGGAGYTVASMSPSGTRAPNVCDEVRRRGGGVALADDADLSGPIAASAAASGNDSDGGRFATFATQSAGPVATRSPRGRVVLGQRAQVVPVQVSFGRTAGSASAPLAANATAQPESRVARGTVPTIEPGAPVAAGLALPPTRRTASSNGAIPRSTTAFAPADTPVQPSSDTFERPLRLQGAVQPGAANAASLRPGAAAGIKAAPHNAKSQAAKSQAAKSQPAKAQPAKSPAAKPQPGKTPTAAAPLPKPKPSQATAKPQAGKPEAKAKAKPASDA; this comes from the coding sequence ATGACCCTCTCCCGCTTTGCCGCCGCCCTTGCCCTCAGCTGCGTCGTGACGGGCCCTGCCCTCGCCGGAGCGAGTCTGGTCGTCGATGCGTCCAGCGGCGCAGTGCTCTCCAGCGAGAACGCGACGCAGGCCTGGCGGCCGGCGTCCACCACCAAGATGATGACGATCTATCTCGCGCTGAAGGCGGTGCGGGAAGGGCGTATCGGGCTGGAAACCGCGATCCCGGTCTCGAAGCTCGCGGCCAGCCAGCCGCGCGTGAAGGTCTATGCCCGGCCGGGGCAGGAGATCACGCTCGACAACGCCCTGCGCATCATGATGGTGAAATCGGCCAACGACATCGCCTATGTCGTGGCCGAGGGCGTCGGCGGCGACGTCCCGACCTTCGTCGGCATGATGAATGCGGAGGCCCAGCGCCTCGGCATGCGCGACAGCTACTTCGCCAACCCCAATGGCTGGGACCATCCCGACCAGCAGACCAGCGCCCGCGACCTCGCCGTGCTCGCCATGGCGCTGATGCATGACTTCCCGCAATATTCGGACTACTGGAACACCTCGGCCGTCCAGCTCGGCAAGCAGGTGATGAACAACACCAACGGCCTCGTCGGCCGCTATGCCGGTATCGAGGGCATGAAGACCGGCTTCACCTGCCCCTCCGGCTTCAACGTCGTCGCGACGGCCAACCGGGGCGGCAAGACCCTGATCGCCGTGGTTCTCGGTTCGGTGTCGGGCGTCGAGCGCACGGTCAAGGCCGCGCAGCTGCTCGACGACGGCTTCAGCCGCTGGGGCGGGGCTGGCTACACCGTCGCGTCCATGTCGCCCAGCGGCACGCGCGCCCCCAATGTCTGCGACGAGGTTCGCCGTCGCGGCGGCGGCGTGGCGCTGGCCGACGATGCCGATCTCTCCGGCCCCATCGCTGCCTCGGCAGCCGCCAGCGGCAATGACTCCGACGGCGGCCGCTTCGCCACCTTCGCGACCCAGTCGGCCGGCCCGGTCGCGACGCGCTCCCCCCGCGGCCGCGTCGTCCTCGGCCAGCGCGCGCAGGTCGTGCCGGTCCAGGTCTCCTTCGGCCGCACCGCCGGCAGCGCCTCGGCGCCGCTCGCCGCCAACGCGACGGCCCAGCCGGAGTCACGCGTCGCACGCGGCACCGTCCCGACGATCGAGCCGGGTGCGCCCGTCGCCGCCGGGCTTGCCCTCCCGCCGACCCGGCGCACGGCGTCGAGCAATGGCGCGATTCCGCGCAGCACCACCGCCTTCGCGCCGGCCGACACCCCGGTCCAGCCCTCCTCCGACACCTTCGAACGCCCGCTGCGCCTGCAGGGCGCGGTCCAGCCGGGTGCCGCCAATGCCGCGAGCCTGCGTCCGGGCGCCGCCGCCGGCATCAAGGCCGCCCCGCATAACGCCAAGTCGCAGGCTGCCAAATCGCAGGCTGCCAAGTCCCAGCCCGCCAAGGCGCAACCGGCGAAGAGCCCGGCCGCCAAGCCCCAACCCGGCAAGACCCCGACGGCCGCCGCCCCCCTGCCCAAGCCGAAGCCGTCGCAAGCCACTGCGAAGCCGCAGGCCGGCAAGCCCGAAGCCAAGGCGAAAGCCAAGCCCGCCAGCGACGCCTGA
- the rppH gene encoding RNA pyrophosphohydrolase, producing MTDTALPYRPNVGIALFNAQGLVFSGRSHSAGPEVILPGFDWQMPQGGIDPDEDIVAAARRELEEETGVTQADLLAVTEGWWSYDFPPYDGPWHKLAAFRGQRQRWTAFRFTGNESAMDIGKPNGDEPPEFSEWRWRPLAEMPGLVVPFKRPVYEKVAQAFAAFAAA from the coding sequence ATGACGGACACAGCTCTCCCCTACCGCCCCAATGTCGGCATCGCCCTGTTCAACGCCCAGGGGCTGGTCTTCTCCGGGCGCTCGCACAGCGCCGGCCCGGAGGTCATCCTGCCGGGTTTCGACTGGCAGATGCCGCAGGGCGGCATCGACCCGGACGAGGACATCGTCGCCGCCGCCCGGCGCGAGCTGGAGGAGGAAACCGGCGTGACTCAGGCCGATCTGCTGGCCGTCACCGAAGGGTGGTGGAGCTACGATTTCCCGCCCTATGACGGGCCGTGGCACAAGCTCGCCGCCTTCCGCGGCCAGCGCCAGCGCTGGACCGCCTTCCGCTTCACCGGCAACGAGAGCGCGATGGATATCGGCAAGCCGAATGGCGACGAGCCGCCGGAGTTCAGCGAGTGGCGCTGGCGCCCGCTGGCCGAGATGCCGGGTCTGGTCGTGCCGTTCAAGCGGCCGGTCTACGAGAAGGTCGCGCAGGCCTTCGCGGCTTTCGCTGCGGCCTGA
- a CDS encoding Acetyl-coenzyme A synthetase: MKLPDLSDHAALRDAFRWRIPDRYNIAVDVCDRWAASAPERPAIIEVSQDWRVTPVSFGWFREHSNRLANALRARGVNRGDRVAILLPQGRAVLTAHLAAYKLGAIAVPLAALFGVDALAYRLEDSGAKVVVTNEAGLAKLGQIAQPLPELALLVSTDGPGGGAEGWDELLAGGSPDFTPVDTTPDDPALMIYTSGTTGNPKGALHGHRVLPGHLPGVQMPHEFMPQPGDLAWTPADWAWAGGLLNMLLPALHFGVAVVARPVTRFEPEEAYRLIQDLGIRNAFVPPTALRMLRGTGSPRGRYALDLRTVAAAGEALGAETLAWGREALGLTINEAYGQTECNLVLASSAAIGVSRPGAIGKAVPGHEVAIIRPDGSVCAPGEEGQIAVRRPDPVMFLEYWRNPAATAAKFVGDWMITGDEGVQDEDGYVRFIGRDDDVITSSGYRIGPGEIEDCLLKHPAVSLAAVVGKPDALRTEIVKAFVVLKPGESGSPVLVSELQDFVRARLSAHEYPREIAFRDELPLTTTGKIIRRVLRAEA; encoded by the coding sequence TTGAAACTGCCAGACCTTTCCGACCACGCGGCGCTGCGCGACGCTTTCCGCTGGCGCATTCCCGATCGCTACAATATCGCCGTCGACGTTTGCGACCGCTGGGCCGCGAGCGCGCCGGAACGCCCCGCGATCATCGAGGTTTCGCAGGACTGGCGCGTGACGCCGGTGAGCTTCGGCTGGTTCCGCGAGCATTCCAACCGTCTCGCCAATGCCCTGCGGGCGCGGGGCGTCAATCGCGGCGACCGCGTGGCCATCCTGCTGCCGCAAGGGCGGGCGGTGCTGACCGCTCATCTCGCCGCCTACAAGCTCGGCGCCATCGCCGTGCCGCTGGCGGCGCTCTTCGGCGTCGATGCCCTGGCTTACCGGCTGGAGGATTCCGGCGCGAAGGTCGTCGTCACCAACGAGGCCGGGCTGGCCAAGCTCGGCCAGATCGCACAACCCCTGCCGGAGCTTGCGCTCCTGGTCTCCACCGATGGACCCGGCGGGGGCGCGGAAGGGTGGGACGAGCTTCTCGCCGGAGGAAGCCCCGACTTCACCCCGGTCGACACCACGCCGGACGATCCGGCGCTGATGATCTACACCTCGGGCACCACGGGCAATCCGAAGGGCGCGCTGCACGGGCACCGCGTTCTGCCCGGCCATCTGCCGGGCGTGCAGATGCCGCATGAGTTCATGCCGCAGCCCGGCGATCTCGCCTGGACGCCCGCGGACTGGGCCTGGGCCGGCGGGCTGCTCAACATGCTGCTGCCGGCGCTGCATTTCGGTGTGGCGGTCGTCGCCCGGCCGGTGACGCGCTTCGAGCCGGAAGAGGCCTATCGCCTGATCCAGGATCTCGGCATCCGCAACGCCTTCGTGCCGCCGACGGCGCTGCGGATGCTGCGCGGTACCGGAAGCCCGCGCGGACGCTACGCGCTCGATCTGCGCACGGTCGCGGCGGCCGGCGAGGCGCTCGGCGCCGAGACGCTGGCCTGGGGCCGCGAGGCGCTGGGGCTGACGATCAACGAGGCCTATGGCCAGACCGAATGCAACCTCGTGCTCGCCTCCAGCGCCGCCATCGGCGTCAGCCGGCCCGGCGCGATCGGCAAGGCGGTGCCCGGCCACGAGGTCGCGATCATCCGGCCGGACGGTTCGGTCTGCGCGCCCGGCGAAGAGGGGCAGATCGCGGTGCGCCGGCCCGATCCGGTGATGTTCCTAGAGTATTGGCGCAACCCGGCGGCGACGGCGGCGAAGTTCGTCGGCGACTGGATGATCACCGGCGACGAAGGCGTGCAGGATGAGGACGGCTATGTCCGCTTCATCGGCCGCGACGACGACGTCATCACCTCCTCCGGCTACCGCATCGGGCCGGGCGAGATCGAGGATTGCCTGCTGAAGCACCCCGCGGTTTCGCTCGCCGCCGTGGTCGGCAAGCCCGACGCCCTGCGCACCGAGATCGTCAAGGCATTCGTCGTGCTCAAGCCGGGTGAGAGCGGCTCTCCGGTGCTGGTTTCCGAGCTGCAGGACTTCGTGCGGGCGCGCCTGTCGGCGCATGAATATCCGCGCGAGATCGCCTTCCGCGACGAGCTGCCCCTGACCACGACCGGCAAGATCATCCGGCGCGTGCTGCGGGCGGAGGCGTAA